Genomic window (Streptomyces sp. NBC_00078):
GGACGGTCGGCTTGGCCAGGCCGTCGAGGACGATGAAGCGCAGCAGGTCGCCGCGGGACTTCTTGTCGACCTTCATGGTCTCCAGCAGCTTGGGCCACTGGTCGTAGCGGTAGTGCAGCGGCAGGCCGACCGCTTCGAGGACGGTGCGGTGGCGGTCGGCCGTCGCGTCGTCCAACCGGCCCGCCAGGCGGCCGAGTTCGGCGGCGAAGTGCATGCCGACGGCGACCGCGGCGCCGTGCCGCCACTTGTAGCGCTCGTTCTTCTCGATGGCGTGGCCGAGCGTGTGGCCGTAGTTGAGGATCTCCCTGAGGCCCGACTCCTTCAGGTCGGAGGAGACGACCTCGGCCTTGACCCGGATGGAGCGCTCGATGAGCTCGGCGGTGTGCGGGCCCTCCGGGGTACGGGCGGCCTGCGGATCGGCCTCGATGAGCTCCAGGATCTGCGGGTCGGCGATGAAACCGGCCTTGATGATCTCGGCGAGCCCGGAGACGTAGTCGTTGACCGGGAGGGAGTCCAGCGCGGCCAGGTCGCACAGCACGCCGGCGGGCGGGTGGAAGGCGCCGACGAGGTTCTTGCCCTCGGCGGTGTTGATGCCGGTCTTGCCACCGACGGCCGCGTCCACCATCGCGAGGACCGTGGTCGGGATCGCGATCCAGCGCACCCCGCGCAGCCAGGTGGCGGCCACGAAACCGGCGAGGTCGGTGGTGGATCCGCCACCGACGCCGACAATGACGTCGGAGCGGGTGAACCCGGACTGGCCCAGCGCCTTCCAGCAGTAGGCGGCGACCTCGGCGGTCTTGGCCTCCTCCGCGTTCGGCACCTGAATGGCGACGGCTTCGAAGCCCTGCCCTGCCAGATCGGCCCGCAGCGCCTCGCCCGTCTCGGCGAGCGCCTCGGGGTGGACCACCGCGACCCGCTTGGCCTTCTCCCCGATCAACCCGCCGAGCTCTCCCAGGAGTTGACGACCGACCAGGACCTCGTACGGCTCGGTCCCGGCCGTGCCCCCGACCTGGATCCGGGTGACTGCCTCGCTCATGCTTCCTTCAACTCCAGTGCGTCCAGGGCGACTTGGGTGACCTCTTCGGGCGTACGGCCGTCGGTCGCCACGACCGCCGTGGCGACCTCCTCGTACAGCGAGCGCCGGGCCTCCATCAGCTCGCGCCACTGCTTGCGCGGGTTGACCGCGAGCAGTGGCCGAGCCGCGTTCAGGCCGGTGCGTTTGACCGCCTCCTCCACGTCCATCGAGAGGTAGACCACGCGCTGCCCGCCCAGCAGCGCGCGCGTGTCCGCGTCCAGGATCGAGCCGCCGCCGAGGGCGAGGACACCCTCGTGCTCGGCCAGCGCCCGGTGCACGGCGGCCTTCTCGATCGCCCGGAAGGCAGCTTCGCCCTCGTCGACGAAGATCTCCGCGATGGTGCGGCCCTGCTCGGCCACGATGTCGTCGTCGGTGTCCCGGTAGCCGACACCGAGCCGCTCGGCCAGCAGCTGTCCGACGGTGGATTTGCCCACACCCATCGGACCGACCAGCACCACGACAGGCACTGCGCTCACCGGACGGCCAGGTGGTCGAGGTACGACCGCACGTTGCGCCGGGTCTCGGCCACCGAGTCACCGCCGAACTTCTCCGCCACCGCGTCCGCGAGGACGAGCGCGACCATCGCCTCGGCCACGATGCCGGCCGCCGGCACCGCGGACACGTCGGAGCGCTGGTGGTGCGCCTGAGTGGCCTCGCCGGTGCTCACGTCGACGGTCTGCAGGGCGCGCGGCACGGTCGCGATCGGCTTCATCGCCGCCCGCACCCGCAGCAGCTCGCCGGTGGTCAGCCCGCCCTCGGTGCCGCCGGAGCGGCCGGAGGTACGCCGGAGGCCCTCGTCGGTCTTCACGATCTCGTCGTGCGCCTTCGAACCGGGCACCCGCGCCAGCTCGAACCCGTCACCGATCTCGACGCCCTTGATCGCCTGGATGCCCATGAGAGCACCGGCCAGCCGGGCATCCAGCTTGCGGTCCCAGTGCACGTGCGAGCCCAGCCCGACGGGCACGCCGTACGCGAGGATCTCGACCACCCCACCCAGGGTGTCACCGTCCTTGTGGGCCTGGTCGATCTCCGCGACCATCGCCTTCGACGCGTCCGCGTCCAGGCAGCGCACCGGGTCGGCGTCCAGCTTCTCGACATCGGCCGGCGTGGGGTAGACGCCCTGCGGGGCCTTCGCGGAGGCCAGCTCGACGACGTGGCTGACGATCTCGATCCCGGCCGTCTCCTTGATGTACGACCGTGCCACGGCGCCGAGCGCGACACGCGCCGCCGTCTCCCGGGCGGACGCGCGCTCCAGGATCGGCCGGGCCTCGTCGAAGCCGTACTTCTGCATGCCCGCGAGGTCGGCGTGACCGGGACGCGGCCGGGTCAGCGGGGCGTTGCGGGCCAGGCCCGCCAGGATCTCCGGATCGATGGGATCGGCCGCCATGACCTGCTCCCACTTCGGCCACTCGGTGTTGCCCACCATGATCGCGACCGGCGAACCGAGGGTGAGGCCGTGCCTGACACCACCGAGGAAGGTGACCTCGTCACGCTCGAACTTCATCCGCGCACCGCGTCCATAGCCGAGTCGGCGCCGGGCCAGGTGGTCCGCCACCATCTCCGTGGTGATCGGCACGCCGGCGGGAAGGCCCTCCAGCGTCGCCACGAGTGCGGGACCGTGGGACTCCCCCGCGGTCAGCCAGCGCAACCTGCTCAACGGTGCTCCTCAGTGCTCGCGCCCCGGTACTGCCCTGCGTACGCACGTCCTCGCGTACGTCGACGGCTCGACCAGGTGCGCGGCCCTGGCCCGCCACCCTCGATCCTCCCACGTCCGGCAGGCGGCATCGGTCCGAGTCCGGCAGACGGACGTGGGAGGAGCGGACCGATCAGTCCCGCAGGGCGGCGGCCTCGCGCATCGCGGCCAGCGGGGAACGCGCGTCGCCTGTGAACTGGCGGAACTGGAAGACCGCCTGGTGCACCAACAGGTCGAGGCCGCCGAGGACGTGCCCTCCCTGCGCTTCCCAGGCCGCGGCGAGGGGAGTGGGCCACGGGTCGTAGAGAACGTCGAAGAGGGTGCCGATGTGCGCAGGCAGCTCCGCGGCCAGCGCGTCGGTGCCCCCGGCGGGCGTCGTGGAGATCACCAGGGGTGCCTCGAAGGCCCGGGCCGCATCGGTCCAGTCGGCCGGGCGTACCTGGACTCCGAGCCGCTCGCCCCACTGCCGCATCTCGTCGGCGCGCCGCTTGCTGCGCACGTAGACGGTGACCTCGCCCGTGCAGATCCGGGCGAGCGCCGCGAGGGCGGAGGAGGCGGTGGCGCCGGCACCCAGGATCGCCGCCGACTCGGTCTTCTCCACTCCGCGCTCGTGCAGCGCGGCGACCAGTCCGGGGATGTCGGTGTTGTCGCCGGTCTTGCTCCCGTCGGGCCGGAGGACCACCGTGTTCACGGCCTCCACGGAGGCCGCCGTGTCGGTGATCTCGTCGAGCAGCGGGATCACGGCACGCTTCAGCGGCATCGTCAGGGACAGCCCGGCCCACTCGGGACCGAGCTGTGCGAGGAACCCGGGCAGCGCGTCCTCGTCGATCTCGAACCTGTCGTACGACCAGCCCTCCAGGCCGAGTGCCCGGTATCCCGCGGTGTGCAACCGCGGGGACAGCGAGTGGGCGATGGGCGAGCCGAGCACGGCCGCCCTGCGGGTCGTCGTCATCAGCCCTTTTTCCTCGACGCGTTGAACTCGTCGACCAGCTTGTTGTGCTCGGCGAGCGTCTTCGTGAACTTGCTGGTCTTGCCGTCCAGCGAGATGAAGTAGTACCAGCCGTCGTGCGTCGGTGCGAGCGCGCCCTTGAGCGCGTCCGCACCGGGATTGTCGATGGGCCCGGGGGGCAGGCCCTTGATGTAGTACGTGTTGTAGGGGTTGTTGTACTTCCGCAGCTCGGCGATGCTCAGGTCGATCTTGCTCTGGTTCTTCACGTAGTTGTACGTGGAGTCGAACTCGAGCGAGCCGTAGGTCTCGGGGTTCCCGGGCTTGAGGCGGTTGAAGACGACCTCGGCCATCTTGCGGAAGTCGTCGTGGCTCGTGCCCTCGGCCTGCACCAGGCTCGCCACGGTGAGCAGCTGCCAGGGGCTGTCGAGTCCCAGGCTCTTCGCCTTCTTGACGAGGCCGAGCTCCTCGTATGTGTCGTTGGCCCGGGAGACCATCTCCTTCAGGACCGTCTCGGGCTTCTGCCCCTTCGTGGCCGCGTAGCTGGAGGGGTAGAGGAACCCTTCCAGCGGGTCCTTCAGGTTCGGGTGTTCCAGCGCCCAGCCGGGCAGGCCGAGTTTCTTGTAGTCCTTCTTCGCGATCTTCGCGGTGGTGCCCTCGGCGACTCCGAGCCGCGTGTCGATCAGCTTGTAGACAGCCGTGTTGCGATAGCCCTCGGCGATGATCAGGTTGCTGCGGCTCTTGTTGCTGAGCATCAGTTCGACCGCGCTCGCGGCCGACATTTGCTTCTGCAGGGTGTAGACGCCGTCCTGGATCTTCTTGCCGTCGGGATTCGACTGCTGCGCGGAGACAAACGCGTCGACGCTCTCGACGACGCCCGCTTCCTTGAGCTTCTGGCCGATCACATAACCGCCGGCACCCTTGGGGATGACGACGGTGACCTGTGCGCCGTCGCCGTCGCCCGCATAGTCGGGTGCCGCGCCGAAACGGTCCTTGTAGAACTGGTAGCCGAAATAGCCGACCCCGCCGACGCCTCCGGCGAAGACCACCACCAGTACCAGGCAGGCACATCCGCTGCGACGTTTCTTCGGTTTCTTGCCGCCGCGGTTCTTGCGGTCGGCCCGGGGGTCGTCACCCTCGTCCTCGTCTTCGTTCCCGCCCGCGAAGAAGGCATGCTCGCCCTGGTCGGGGCCGGGGTCCCAGTCGGTCCGCGGCTCGGGTTCGGCCTGCCTGCGGCTGGGCGGCTCAGGGGGCGGGTAGGCGTCGGGCGCGTTGTAGTAGTCGGGCTGGTCCGCGGCGTACGCGGCGGCCTGCTGGCCGTACGGGTCCGAGGGGTCCGTGTATGGGACATGCGTGTGCGTGCCAGTGCCCCAGCTGCCCTGGTCGTACGACTGCTGGGTCTGGTCGTAGCCCTGCTGCCCCTGGTCGTAGCCCTGCTGCCCCTGGTCGTAACCCTGCTGACCCTGACCGGCGTAGTACTGCTGGTCGTAGCCCTGATACTGCTGCGCCTGCCCGTAGGAGGACTGCCCGCCGTCGCCCCAGTCACCGTAGTGCTGCTGCTGCGGCTGCTCCGGATAGTGCTGTGGCTGGCCGCCGTAGGGGGACTGCCGGCCCACCTGGGCCTGCTGTCCGCCCCACCCGTCGTCCCCGTGCAACGGGTCCTCCGGGTGCCACGGTTCGGGGCCTTGGCCCCGGCCATACTCAGTCATCGATCCCCTAGAGCCGCGAGGCGGCAGTTACGCGGCTTCTGGCCAGGTTTCCGTCCCGCCTCTTGCTGTGCAGCCGCTGTTCGAACAGCGGCGCAGTCGCGCGGAACGTTACCGTATCGCGATCAGATGACCACTTCGACGCCCTCGCCGGGTGCTTTACCTGACACCCGTTCGGATTCGAGGGCCTGCTGGAGGATGATCACAGCGGCGGCCTGGTCGATGACGGAGCGGCCCTTCTTCGCCTTCACGCCCGAGGCGCGCAGTCCCTGACTGGCCGTCACCGTGGTCATCCGCTCGTCGACGAGCCGGACGGGGATGGGGGCGATGCCCTTGGCGAGCTCCTGGGCGAAGCCACGAACCTTCACCGCGGCGGGGCCCTCGCCCCCCTTGAGAGAGCGAGGGAGGCCGACGACCACCTCGATCGGCTCGTACTCCTCGACGATGCGCTTGAGCCGACGGTGAGCTGCGGGAACGTCCCGGCCGGGGACGGTTTCGACCGGGGTGGCGAGGATCCCGTCGGGGTCGCACGAGGCGACCCCGATCCGGGCGTCCCCGACGTCGATCGCGAGTCGACGGCCTCTGCGCATCTCTTCGGCCCTACTTCGCCGTCTCGGTCACAAGACGCTCCACCGCGTCCACCGCGTCACCGATCGCGGCCGGGTTCTGGCCGCCGCCCTGAGCGACGTCCGGCTTGCCGCCACCGCCGCCGCCGAGGGCCTTGGCTGCCGTACGGACCAGGTCGCCGGCCTTGAGACCGCGCTCACGGGCGGGGTCGTTGGTGGCGATGACGGTGAGGGGCTTGCCGTTGTTGACCGTGAACAGGGCCACCACCGCGGGCCGTCCACCTTGAATGCGGCCGCGCACGTCGAGGACCAGCCTGCGCAGGTCGTCGGGGGTCGTACCGTCCGGGACCTGGCCGGTGACGACGGCGACGCCGCGAACGTCCTTGGCGGACTCGGCCAGACCGGCGGCGGCCTGGAGCACCTTCTCGGCGCGGAACTTCTCGATCTCCTTCTCGGCGTCCTTCAGCTTGCCGAGCATCGCGGAGACCTTCTCGGGCAGCTCGGCCGGACGGCCCTTGAGCAGCTCGGTCAGCTGGTTGACCACCGTGTGCTCGCGGGCGAGGAAGTTGTAGGCGTCGACACCGACGAGCGCTTCGATACGGCGGACACCCGAGCCGATCGACGATTCGCCGAGCAGCTTCACCAGGCCCAGCTGGGCGGTGTTGTGCACGTGCGTGCCGCCGCACAGCTCCTTGGAGAAGTCGCCGATGGTCACGACGCGGACGCGCTCGCCGTACTTCTCGCCGAACTCGGCGATGGCGCCCTGCTTCTTGGCCTCGTCGATGCCCATGACGTCGGCGCGGACGTCGAGGTCGCGGGCGAGCACCTCGTTGATCTTCTGCTCGAC
Coding sequences:
- the aroB gene encoding 3-dehydroquinate synthase: MSEAVTRIQVGGTAGTEPYEVLVGRQLLGELGGLIGEKAKRVAVVHPEALAETGEALRADLAGQGFEAVAIQVPNAEEAKTAEVAAYCWKALGQSGFTRSDVIVGVGGGSTTDLAGFVAATWLRGVRWIAIPTTVLAMVDAAVGGKTGINTAEGKNLVGAFHPPAGVLCDLAALDSLPVNDYVSGLAEIIKAGFIADPQILELIEADPQAARTPEGPHTAELIERSIRVKAEVVSSDLKESGLREILNYGHTLGHAIEKNERYKWRHGAAVAVGMHFAAELGRLAGRLDDATADRHRTVLEAVGLPLHYRYDQWPKLLETMKVDKKSRGDLLRFIVLDGLAKPTVLEGPDPAVLLAAYGEVGE
- a CDS encoding shikimate kinase: MGVGKSTVGQLLAERLGVGYRDTDDDIVAEQGRTIAEIFVDEGEAAFRAIEKAAVHRALAEHEGVLALGGGSILDADTRALLGGQRVVYLSMDVEEAVKRTGLNAARPLLAVNPRKQWRELMEARRSLYEEVATAVVATDGRTPEEVTQVALDALELKEA
- the aroC gene encoding chorismate synthase, translated to MSRLRWLTAGESHGPALVATLEGLPAGVPITTEMVADHLARRRLGYGRGARMKFERDEVTFLGGVRHGLTLGSPVAIMVGNTEWPKWEQVMAADPIDPEILAGLARNAPLTRPRPGHADLAGMQKYGFDEARPILERASARETAARVALGAVARSYIKETAGIEIVSHVVELASAKAPQGVYPTPADVEKLDADPVRCLDADASKAMVAEIDQAHKDGDTLGGVVEILAYGVPVGLGSHVHWDRKLDARLAGALMGIQAIKGVEIGDGFELARVPGSKAHDEIVKTDEGLRRTSGRSGGTEGGLTTGELLRVRAAMKPIATVPRALQTVDVSTGEATQAHHQRSDVSAVPAAGIVAEAMVALVLADAVAEKFGGDSVAETRRNVRSYLDHLAVR
- a CDS encoding shikimate dehydrogenase, which produces MTTTRRAAVLGSPIAHSLSPRLHTAGYRALGLEGWSYDRFEIDEDALPGFLAQLGPEWAGLSLTMPLKRAVIPLLDEITDTAASVEAVNTVVLRPDGSKTGDNTDIPGLVAALHERGVEKTESAAILGAGATASSALAALARICTGEVTVYVRSKRRADEMRQWGERLGVQVRPADWTDAARAFEAPLVISTTPAGGTDALAAELPAHIGTLFDVLYDPWPTPLAAAWEAQGGHVLGGLDLLVHQAVFQFRQFTGDARSPLAAMREAAALRD
- the mltG gene encoding endolytic transglycosylase MltG, encoding MTEYGRGQGPEPWHPEDPLHGDDGWGGQQAQVGRQSPYGGQPQHYPEQPQQQHYGDWGDGGQSSYGQAQQYQGYDQQYYAGQGQQGYDQGQQGYDQGQQGYDQTQQSYDQGSWGTGTHTHVPYTDPSDPYGQQAAAYAADQPDYYNAPDAYPPPEPPSRRQAEPEPRTDWDPGPDQGEHAFFAGGNEDEDEGDDPRADRKNRGGKKPKKRRSGCACLVLVVVFAGGVGGVGYFGYQFYKDRFGAAPDYAGDGDGAQVTVVIPKGAGGYVIGQKLKEAGVVESVDAFVSAQQSNPDGKKIQDGVYTLQKQMSAASAVELMLSNKSRSNLIIAEGYRNTAVYKLIDTRLGVAEGTTAKIAKKDYKKLGLPGWALEHPNLKDPLEGFLYPSSYAATKGQKPETVLKEMVSRANDTYEELGLVKKAKSLGLDSPWQLLTVASLVQAEGTSHDDFRKMAEVVFNRLKPGNPETYGSLEFDSTYNYVKNQSKIDLSIAELRKYNNPYNTYYIKGLPPGPIDNPGADALKGALAPTHDGWYYFISLDGKTSKFTKTLAEHNKLVDEFNASRKKG
- the ruvX gene encoding Holliday junction resolvase RuvX is translated as MRRGRRLAIDVGDARIGVASCDPDGILATPVETVPGRDVPAAHRRLKRIVEEYEPIEVVVGLPRSLKGGEGPAAVKVRGFAQELAKGIAPIPVRLVDERMTTVTASQGLRASGVKAKKGRSVIDQAAAVIILQQALESERVSGKAPGEGVEVVI